The following DNA comes from Microbacterium wangchenii.
CGCGGCTGATCGCGCAGCGCGGCCACCAGGTGCTGGGCTCGCTCTCGGAGCTGGGCGTGCCGTCCTTCGCGTTCGTGAACGGCCTGGCGCTCGGCGGCGGGCTGGAGATCGCGCTGAACTCCACCTACCGCACGGTGGATGCCTCGGCCGCGGCAATCGCGCTGCCGGAGGTCTTCCTCGGCATCATCCCGGGCTGGGGCGGCGCATACCTGCTGCCGAACCTCATCGGCATCGAGAACGCGCTCGAGGTGGTCATCTCCAACCCGCTCAAGCAGAACCGCGTGCTCAAGCCGAAGCAGGCGTTCGAGCTGGGGATCATGGACGCCATCTTCCCGGCGTCGAACTACCTCGAAGACTCGCTGCGCTGGGCCGACGGCGTGCTCACCGGCGCCGTCAAGGTCACGCGCAAGAACGAGCCCGGCAAGATCGAGCGCCTCACCAAGTGGCCCATCGCCGTCAAGATGGCCCGCAACATGCTCGAGAGCCGTATCGGCACCGTGCCCCGCTCCCCCTACGTCGCGCTCGATCTGCTCGACAAGGCCAAGAGCGGCACGAAGGCGGAGGGCTTCGCCCGTGAGGACGAGGCTCTCGCCGACCTCATCGTGGGCGACCAGTTCGCCGCATCCATGTATGCGTTCGATCTCGTGCAGAAGCGCGCCAAGCGGCCCGTCGGCGCCCCCGACAAGGCGCTGGCGAAGAAGGTGCAGAAGGTCGGCATCATCGGTGCGGGGCTCATGGCGAGCCAGTTCGCGCTGCTGTTCGTGCGCAAGCTGCAGGTTCCGGTCCTGATCACCGACCTCGACCAGGCGCGCGTGGACAAGGGCGTCGCCTCCGTCCACGAGGAGATCGGCAAGCTCGAGGCCAAGGGCCGGCTGGACGCCGACGGCGCGAACCGTCTGCGTGCGCTCGTGAGCGGCACGACCGACAAGAGCCAGTACGCCGACTGCGACTTCGTCATCGAAGCGGTCTTCGAAGAGGTCGGCGTCAAGCAGCAGGTGTTCGCCGAGATCGAGCCGCTTCTGGCCGAGGACGCGATCCTGGCGACGAACACGTCGTCGCTGTCGGTCGAGGAGATCGGCGCCAAGCTCGCCCACCCCGAGCGCCTGGTCGGCTTCCACTTCTTCAACCCGGTCGCCGTCATGCCGCTGATCGAGATCGTGCGGACGGCGAACACCTCGGATGCGGCGCTGTCGACCGCGTTCGTGGTGGCGCGGACCCTCGGCAAGAATGCGGTGCTCACCGCCGACGCGCCCGGCTTCGTCGTCAACCGGCTTCTGGCGAAGGTCATGGGCGAGGCCGCGCGCGCGGTGTACGAGGGCACCCCGCTCCTGACCGTGGAGAAGGCGTTCGCGCCGCTCGGACTTCCGATGACGCCGTTCCAGCTCATCGACCTCGTCGGCTGGAAGGTCGCCGCGCACGTGCAGGACACGATGGCCACGGCGTTCCCGGAGCGGTTCTTCGCGTCGGAGAACTTCCACCAGCTGGCCGAACTGCCCGAGGTCGTGGAGAAGGACAAGAGCGGCCGCGTCACCGGCTGGACCAAAGCCGCGCAAAAGGTGCTGAAGACCGGCTCCTCCCCCGCATCCGAGGACGCCATCCTGCGCCGCGTGCAGGACGGCCTCGCCCAGGAGATCCGCCTCATGCTGGATGAAGGCGTCGTGCCCGAAGTCGAAGACATCGACCTGTGCCTCATCCTCGGTGCCGGGTGGCCGTTCATCGACGGCGGCGCCTCGCCGTACCTCGACCGGGAGGGCGCGTCGGAGCGCGTGTTCGGCGACACGTTCCACCACCCGCCCATCCGCGGCATCGGCGGCTGAGCAGCACCCGCCGCATCGGCGGCTGAGCAGCATCTGCGAAAGGGCGGCCCTCCGGGGTCGCCCTTTCCCTTTGCCCCGCTCCCCTCCGCCCCACCTTCGCGCCTGTTCGGTGCATCCGCCACGCTTCAAAGCGGCGCGAACGCGCGGAAGTGGCGCGGACGTGTGGCGCGGACGCGGGGCGGGGAAGGGCGTACGGTGCGGGTCAGCGCTCCTGGGCGTCGCGGCGGGTGGCGACGTCGAGCAGCCACACCGGCTCCTGCTCCGTCGGCCGGGCCACCGGGATGCGCGTGCCGAGCACCTGCGAGACAACGTCCTGCGCGATCTTCGCGGCGGTCAGGCCGGCATCCTCCAGCACCTGCTCGCGCGAGGCGTGCGGGATGAACTCGTCGGGAACGCCCAGCTCGTCCACGGCCGTGTCGATGCCCGCTTCGCGGAGCACCTGGCGTACGCGCGTGCCGATGCCACCCACGCGGATGCCGTCCTCGATCGTGATGACGAGGCGATGGCGCCCGGCGAGCTCGACGATCGAGGGCTGCACGGGAATGACCCAGCGCGGGTCGACCACCGTGGCCCCGATGCCCTGCGCGCGCAGGCGCGTCGCGACATCCATCGCGACGTGCGCCATGGGACCGATGCCGATCAGCAGGACGTCTTCCGCATCGGACCGGGCGAGCACGTCGACGCCGTCGGCCAGGCGCTCCAGGGCCGGCAGATCCGGCGCGGCCGCGCCCTTCGGGTAGCGCACGACGGTGGGGGCGTCGTCCACGGCAACGGCCTCGCGCAGCTCCTCCTGCAGGCGTGCGGCATCCCGCGGTGCGGCGATGCGGATGCGGGGCACGAGCTGCAGCATCGCGAGGTCCCAGATGCCGTGGTGGCTCGGGCCGTCGGGGCCGGTGACCCCGGCACGATCCAGCGCGAACGTCACGCCCGCTCCGTGCAGCGCGACGTCCATGAGCACCTGGTCGAAGGCGCGATTCATGAAGGTCGCATAGATCGCGACGACCGGATGTAGCCCACCGAACGCCAGGCCCGCGGCCGATGCCACGGCGTGCTGCTCCGCGATCCCGACGTCGTAGACCCGGTCGGGGAAGCGCTCGGCGAACAGCTGCAGGCCGGTGGGGCGCAGCATGGCGGCGGTCATCGCGATGACGTCCTCACGCTCGCCGCCGATCTCGACGAGCTCACGGGCGAACACATCGGTCCAGTCGTTGCCGCTGCTCGCCGACAGCGGCTCGCCGGTGATGGGATCGATCTTGCCCACCGCGTGGAACTGGTCGGCCTCGTCGCTGAGGGCCGGGGCGTAACCGCGGCCCTTCTCGGTGATCGCGTGCACGATCACCGGCGCACCGTAGGACTTCGCCAGCTCGAGCGTCTCCAGCAGCACCTCGAGATCGTGGCCGTCCACCGGCCCGAGGTACTTGATGTCGAGGTTGGAGTAGAGGGCGGCGTTGTTGGTGAAGCGCGAGAGGAAGCCGCGCGTGCCGCCGCGCACGCCGCGATACAGCGCGCGGGCCGCCGGGCCGAGGCTGCGGAAGAGAGAGTCGGATCCGCGGTGCAGCGTCCGGTAGGCGTCGTTCGTGCGCACGCGGTTGAGGTAGCGTGCCATCCCGCCGATGGTCGGCGCGTAGGAGCGCCCGTTGTCGTTGACGACGATGACGAGGTTGCGGTCGTTGTCATCGGTGATGTTGTTGAGCGCCTCCCACGTCATGCCGCCGGTGAGAGCGCCATCGCCCACGACCGCCACCACATGACGGTCATGGCGTCCCGTGCGGCTGAACGCACGGGAGACGCCGTCGGCCCAGCTCAGTGAACTGGATGCGTGGGAGGACTCCACGACGTCATGCGGGCTCTCGGAGCGCTGGGGGTAGCCGGCCAGGCCGCCGCGCGAGCGCAGACGGGAGAAATCCTGCCGCCCGGTGAGGAGCTTGTGGACGTAGGACTGGTGGCCGGTGTCGAAGATGATCGGATCCGCCGGCGAGTCGAAGACGCGGTGCAGGGCGATCGTGAGCTCGACCATGCCGAGGTTCGGACCCAGGTGTCCGCCCGTGCGGGAGACGTTCTCGACCAGGAACGCCCGGATCTCCGCGCTCAGCTGCTGGAGCTGGGTGAGATCCAGCGCGTCGATGTCACGGGGACTCGTGATGGTGGGCAGCAGCTCCATGGGATCCTTCTCCGACCGGTCGCAGCGCCGGGGCGCCGTCCTCCGAGTTTAGCCGCGCGCCCCTGTACGGGGCCTGCGCGGCGCACGAGCGGCCCGGCGTGTACGATCTGCGCCCACCCCTCCGGGGATACGGAAGCGGCCCCGAGGTCTCCCCCGGGGCCGCGTCGTGCGGGACTCAGACCAGTGAGCGCAGCACGTACTGCAGGATGCCGCCGTTGCGGTAGTAGTCCGCTTCACCGGGCGTGTCGATGCGGACGATCGCGTCGAACTCGACCGTCTCCTTGCCCTCGGGCGAGAACTCGCTCGGCTCGGCCGTGACGCGCACCGTCTTGGGCGTGACGCCCTCGTTCAGCTGCTCGAGGCCCTGGATGGAGACGATCTCGGTGCCGTCCAGGCCCAGCGACGACCAGCTCTCGCCGGCCGGGAACTGCAGCGGGACGACGCCCATACCGATGAGGTTGGAGCGGTGGATGCGCTCGAAGCTCTCGGTGATGACCGCCTTCACGCCCAGGAGGCTCGTGCCCTTGGCCGCCCAGTCGCGCGACGAGCCGGAGCCGTACTCCTTGCCGCCGAACACCACGAGGGGCGTGCCCTGCGCGGCGTAGTTCTGGCAGGCGTCGTAGATGAACGACTGCGGGCCGCCGGGCTGGGTGAAGTCGCGCGTGTAGCCGCCCTCCACGATGGCGCCGTCGTTGACCGCGCGCACCAGCTCGTTCTTGAGGCGGATGTTCGCGAAGGTGCCGCGGATCATCACCTCGTGGTTGCCTCGGCGCGATCCGTAGGAGTTGAAGTCCTTGCGGTCCACGCCGTGCTCGGCCAGGTAACGGCCCGCGGGGCTGTCGACCTTGATGTTGCCGGCCGGGCTGATGTGGTCGGTCGTGACCGAGTCACCCAGAGCCGCCATGACGCGCGCGCCGGTGATGTCGCGCACGGGGGTGAGCTCCATCGTCATGCCCTCGAAGTACGGGGGCTTGCGCACGTAGGTGGATGCCTCGTCCCACTCGAACACGTCACCGGTGGGCGTGGGCAGGTTCTGCCAGCGCTCGTCACCCTCGAAGACCGTCGCGTACTGACGCGTGAACATGTCCTCGTTGATCGACGAGTCGATCGTCGCCTGCACCTCGGCGGCGTCGGGCCAGATGTCCTTGAGGAAGACGTCGTTGCCCTCGGTGTCCTTGCCCAGCGGATCGGTCTCGAAGTCGAAGTTCATCGAGCCGGCGAGGGAGTACGCGATCACCAGGGGTGGCGACGCGAGGTAGTTCATCTTCACGTCGGGGTTGATGCGTCCCTCGAAGTTGCGGTTGCCCGAGAGCACCGCGGTGACCGCGAGGTCGTTCTCGTTGATCGCGGTCGAGACCTCTTCGATGAGCGGTCCCGAGTTGCCGATGCAGGTCGTGCAGCCGTATCCGACGGTGTAGAACCCGAGGTCTTCGAGGTCCTGCGTGAGGCCGGCCTTCTCGTAGTAGTCGGTGACGACCTTCGATCCGGGCGCGAGGGTGGTCTTCACCCACGGCTTGGCCTTCAGGCCCTTCTTGACCGCGTTGCGAGCCAGCAGGCCCGCGGCGAGCATGACCGAGGGGTTGGAGGTGTTGGTGCACGAGGTGATCGCCGCGATCGTGACGGCGCCGTGGTCGAGCATGAAGGACTCCCCGCCCTCCAGTGTCACCTTCGTCGGCTTCGAGACCGTGGAGGGTGCGTGGCTGAGCGACTGGGCGTCGTGCTCGTGCTGATGGCTGACCTCCGAGGGCGGCTCGCCCTGGCTGGTCTCGTCCTGCGGTGTGAAGCCGATGGGGTCCGAGGCCGGGAAGGTTCCTTCCACCGCCGCATCCACCGGCGTGTGCGCGCCGGGCTCGGCGTAGTCGAGCAGATCGTGCTCGAACTGCTCCTTGGAGCGGGACAGCTCGATGCGATCCTGCGGGCGCTTGGGGCCAGCGATGGAGGGGACGACCGTGGACAGGTCCAGCTCCATGTACTCGCTGAACACCGGCTCGACGGCCGGGTCGTGCCACAGGTGCTGCTCCTTGGCGTATGCCTCGACGAGGGCGACCTGCTCCTCGCTGCGGCCGGTCAGGCGCAGGTAGTCGAGGGTCACGTCGTCGACGGGGAACATCGCCGCGGTGGAGCCGAACTCCGGGCTCATGTTGCCGATCGTGGCGCGGTTGGCCAGCGGGACGGATGCGACGCCCTCGCCGTAGAACTCCACGAACTTGCCCACCACGCCGTGCTTGCGGAGCATGTCGGTGATCGTGAGGACGACGTCGGTGGCGGTGACGCCCATGGGGATCGCGCCGGTGAGCTTGAACCCGACGACCCGCGGGATCAGCATCGACACGGGCTGGCCGAGCATCGCGGCCTCGGCCTCGATGCCGCCGACGCCCCAGCCCAGCACGCCCAGGCCGTTGACCATCGTGGTGTGCGAGTCGGTGCCCACGCACGTGTCGGGGTAGGCGCGCAGGACGCCGTCGACGGTGCGGTCGTAGACGACCTTGGCGAGGTGCTCGATGTTCACCTGGTGCACGATGCCGGTGCCGGGCGGGACGACCTTGAAGTCGTCGAACGCCGTCTGGCCCCAGCGGAGGAACTGGTACCGCTCTCCGTTGCGCTCGTACTCGATCTCGACGTTGCGCTCGAGGGCGTTGGGGGTGCCGAACAGGTCGGCGATCACCGAGTGGTCGATGACCATCTCGGCGGGCGAGAGGGGGTTGATGCGCGAGGGGTCTCCACCCAGCGCCGCGACGGCCTCACGCATCGTGGCGAGGTCGACGATGCACGGCACGCCGGTGAAGTCCTGCATGACCACGCGGGCCGGCGAGAACTGGATCTCGGTGTCGGGTTCTGCCGCGGCATCCCACGATCCCAGTGCCCGGATCTGCTCCGCCGTCACGTTCGCGCCGTCTTCGGTGCGGAGCAGGTTCTCCAGCAGCACCTTGAGGCTGAACGGGAGCTTCTCGTAGCCCTCGACGGTGTCGATGCGGAAGATCTCGTAGTCGGTGCTGCCGACCGTCAGGGTGCTTTTCGCACCGAAGCTGTCAACCGTGGACACGTTCGTCTCCTTCGTCGGCGGATGCGGGGGCGAACCCGCCCTCTTCATCTTCCCCGCCGCATGTCGCGGCGGCTAGGAAGGCTGTCCTAACCGGGAAGACGAGAGAATTTATCTCGATGTCAAGATAAATGTATCAGGTTTGCCGCGGCGGGTAGAGCGTCCGGACGGCAAGCCACGTGACCGCCACGAGCGGCGCGAACAGCGGTAGGCCCATGATGATCTTCAGGGTTCCCAGCGCGGTGACGTCGCCGGCGAAGTAGAGCGGGAGCTGCACCGCCAGGCGCGCGAAGAACAGCGCCGCCCACGCCACCGACAGCCAGAAGAACACGCGGCGTTTGCGCGGCTCGCCCCGCCAGCGCGTGCCCTCGTTCATGAGGAAGCCGACGGCCAGTCCGATCAGCGGCCACCCGATGAGGGCGGAGACGAGGAAGGCGGTGCCGTAGGCGCCGTTGGTGATGAAGCCGAAGACGAAGTTGTCCTGACCGCGTCCGGTCAGAAGGGCGAGCCCCGCCGCGGCGGCCGTGGCGACGAGGCCGCCCAGAGCTGCGCTGGCGGGCGACCGCTGCGCGAGCCGGATGACGCTGAACACCACGGCGATCCCGACCGAGACGCCGAGGCTCAGCCAGAGGTTCCCCTGCCCCGCGCGATCGTCGTAGGTCAGCGTGAACAGCACGACGAACGCGAGGCTGGGCAGGACGGATTCGAGGATGCCGCGCCATCCGCCCATCGCGGTCCACACGGCGGCGCCCGTGGACTCCGCGCCCTCGGCATTCAGGCCCGCTGCCCGGGCCGCCGCCTGACCGAGCGCCGTACGCAGCGCCTCGGAGGCGGGGGGCGGGATGTCGGGCGTGGATGCGCCGGCGCCGCTGTCTGCGCGCCCGTGCGGCCGCTCGGAGTCGGTCACGCCGAACCCGGCACGGCGGGCATCTTCAGCGGGATCAGATCGCGCGGCGGCATGGGGGCGCTCCCGCGCACCACGACGATCGAGCGGAACAGGTCCTCGACCTTCGCCGCGGCATCCGTGTCGCTCGTGGCGGCTCCGCCGATCACGCCGCGCAGGAACCACCGCGGACCGTCCACACCGACGAAACGGGCCAGGCGCTTGCCGGTGCCGTCGGCGCCCGCGACGACGGGGACCTCCGCGAGGAGCTCGGGCCCCAGCGGTCCCTCGCGCTCTTCGACGCGGCCGCCCTGCTGGCGGACCTGCTGGCGGATCTGCTCACGCGTCTCGGTCCACAGGCCGGCGGTGCGCGGGGCTGCGAACGGCTGCACCTGCAGCGTCGAGTCGGCGTAGTCCAGGCCCACCGCCACGATGCGCTTGGTCTGCTCCTCGACTTCGAGGCGGAGGTTCAATCCTTCGCGCGGCAGCACCTTGATGCCACCGAGGTCGATGTAGGGCCGGACCGGGTTGGCTTCGGACTCGTCGAACGGGCCGGCGCTGTCGCGGTCGGCAGGGGCTTCCTTGCCGACGGGGGCCTCGGGGGACAGATCGGTCATGCGCGGACCCCTTGGGTGCTCGAGTAGCCGGTGGACCCGAAGCCGCCTTCGCCGCGCGAGCTGTCGGGCAGCGTGTCGACGGGTAGGAAGCGCACCGGTGGAACCGGCATCACGATGAGCTGGGCGATCCGATCCCCCACCGCTACGTCGAACGCCTCGCGTGCGTCGGTGTTGAGGAGGGAGACCTTGATCTCGCCGCGGTAGCCGGCGTCGACCGTGCCGGGTGCGTTGACGATGGTGATGCCGTGCTTGGCGGCCAGGCCGCTGCGCGGCACGACGAATGCGACGTGGCCGTCCGGAAGGGCGATGCGGACGCCGGTGCCCACGAGGGCGCGCTCCCCCGGCTCCAGCCGCACGGCCTCGGCCGCGGTGAGGTCGGCGCCGGCGTCACCGGGGTGCGCGTACACGGGAGCCGCGGCGGCGATAATGGGGACGTCGACGGTATCGGTCACCCCATGAGGGTAATGCAGATGGGAAGGTGCAGCATCCGCGGTGCAATCACTTATCGCGAGCGGCTGAGCCCCTCCCTGTGGGTTCTCGTCGCGGCGGCCGTGTGCGGTCCGATGGCCGCTCTCGTGCTGACCCCGGTGGATCGCACGGTCGCGCTGATCGTGGGGGCGATCGTGGGGATCGGCATCGTCGTGGGCCTGATCGCCCTGTCGCCGGTCGTCGAGGTGCGGGAGGGCGTGCTGCACGCCGGGCCCGCCCGCATCGACGCGGACCTGCTGGGCGAGCCGGTCCCGGCGACGGGCGAGGAGGCGCGGCAGGCGCGGGGGGCTCTGATCGACCGGAGGTCGTGGATGCTGCTTCGGGGCGGGATCGATGGGGTGGTCACGGTGCCCGTGACCGACCCGGACGACCCCACTCCGGCGTGGGTGATCTCCACGCGCACGCCGGAGCGGTTGTCTGCGGCGATCCGCCGCGCTCAGGTCAGGCCGCGCACTCCCGGCAGATAGGGCCGGAGCCGCCGTCGTGGTCGAGCTGCGAGCGGTGCTTCACGAGGAAGCAGTTGGAGCAGGTGAACTCGTCCTCCTGCGGCGGGAGGACGACGACGTCGAGCTCGACGTCGGAGAGGTCGGCCCCGGGCAGTTCGAAGCCCGAGGGGTTGTCGGCATCCTCGACGTCGATCGCGCCGGAGGTCTTGTCCGGGACGCGCTCCTTCAGGGCCTCGATCGACTCGCTGTCGTCCTCGGTCTTGCGGGGTGCGTCGTAATCGGTCGCCATGCGTGAACGTCTCTTCTTTCAGGGGGTGGAACAGGGGGGTGCCGTGCCCGATCGGGCGGCCATAGTTTGCATGACGGCCCGTCGTTTCGCAAATGCGCACAGCCGTGACGGCATCGTCGTCATCAAGGGAACACCGGCAAAACGCGCGGCGCGCCCGCGATATTCCCGGCCTCGGGCGATGGCTGTGTCAGCATGGGCGCTGACCGCAGATCGAAGGGGTGTTTCGCATGGAACAGCTCAAAGTCATCGGCACCGAGGAGAATTTCCTGGTCCTGGCGACGGAGTCCGGTGAGAGGTTCACTCTCGCCGTCGACGAGGTGCTGCGCGGCGAGATGCGCCGAGCGCGGCGCGAACGCACGGCAGAGGACCGAGGCCCACGCCCCAGTCCCCGCGAGGTGCAGGCGCACATCCGCGCCGGCATGTCGGCCCCCGAGGTCGCCGCCCTCATGGGCGCACGCCTGGAGGACGTCGTGAAGTTCGAGCGGCCGGTGCTCGCCGAGCGCGAGCACGTCGTCGGTCAGGCCCTCGCCGTCCCCGTGCTCCTGGGGGGCGAGCTCGAACACGAGCACGTCACCTTCGGTGCGGCCGTCCGCGCCAAGCTCGCCGAGGCTCACGCCACGGGCGAGCGGTGGACCAGCTGGAAGGAATCGACCGGCTGGGTGGTCAAGCTCGAGTTCACCGCGAACGCCATCGACCACGACGCGCGCTGGGGTTTCGACCCCCGCCGCAGCACGCTCTCGCCGCAGAACGCCGACGCGATCCAGCTCTCGCGTCAGGGTTCCCTGCCCGAGGGGCTCATCCCCCGCCTGCGGGCGCTGGACGTGCCCCTGGCCAAGGATGACACCCGCTTCGACAGCGGGGCGTTCGGGCCCCGCCGCATCGAGCAGCACGACACCGAGCCGGTGCCGGAGGCTGCTGCGCCGCCTCATGCGACGCAGGACGCCGCCCGTCGCGCGCCGGATGCCTCGGTCACCTCGACCGAGACCGCCGATCTGCTCGAGGCGCTCCGTCGCCGACGCGGACAGCGTGAACCCCTGCCGGGCACCGAGACCGAGCCGCAGCGGACGTCGGCGCCCGTGGCACTGTTCGATGCGCTGGAGCCGGGCTACGACGGATCGGGTTCCTCTCCCGACACGGAGGCATCCGCCACCCCGGCACCCTCGTCCGATTCGGGCGGCCGCCGCCGGGGCCGCACGTCGATGCCGTCATGGGACGAGATCGTCTTCGGAGCGCGCGGCGACGAGAGCTGACCGCTCAGGCGAACGCGCCCAGCCGCAGCAGCGGCACGATCCGCTCCTCGACCGTGAGCGACCCGTGCTGCCCGACCATGCGCTGCGACGCCTTGTCGGGTTCGCGGTCGTCGTAATAGGCGACCGCCGCGCGTGCGGCCACCAGCACGTCCCCGAGTCGCTCGGTGACCTCGGCGTCGACGCGCCCGAACAGACCGGCCTCCACGGCCTCGGCCCTGGTGAGGACCCAGGCCCTGCTGGATTCCGCCGCCGCCCACGCCGCGTGCACGTCCGCGGCACGGCCCGGCTCGGCGTACAGGTGCAGCATCCGGGGCTCGCCCCCGACCATGGCGACGCCGTCCCACAGGGGTGAGTCCTCGCCGAAGAGCAGCCGGCGGTGCGCGGGCACGTCGACCATGCCGTGGTCGGCGGTGATGAGCGCGCCGTCGGCGGGGTCGAGGGCCGCCGAGAAGCGTGCGGCCGCGGCATCCACCCGCTCCAGCGCGGACGACCACTGATCCGACTCCCACCCGTGACGGTGCCCGACGCTGTCGAGGTCGGGCGCGTACAGGTACACCAGGGCGCCGGGATGCTCCGCCGCCACGCGCGCGGCCGTCTCGACGCGGTCGCCCAGGTCGTCGACGCCGAAGATGTCCGCCCCGCGCATCGTCGCCGCGGTGAACCCCGTGCCGCGGTACTCCGAACGCGTCACGACGAACGTGGGGCGTCCCAGCTCCTTCTCACGCTCGAGGATCGGCGTCGAGCGCTGCCACGTGAGGGGATCGAGGCCGTCCGTCTCCCATCCGCGCAGCTGGTTGGGAGCCGTGGCGGTGCCGGGTACGCGCACGCGATAGCCCACGATCCCGTGCTGCCCGGGATCCGTTCCCGTCAGCAGGCTCGTGAGAGCGGCCGCCGTCGTGGAGGGGAAGACCGTCCGCGCGACGGCGCTGCGCGAAGACAGCGACGACAGGAAACGCGCGTGGCCGCGCCGACCGGCGAGGTTGGCGGCGCCGAGCCCGTCGATCACGAACACGATGGCGCTGCGGGCAGGTGGCAGGAACTCGGATGCGCCGCCCAGTGCGGCCAGCGCATCGGTCAGCACACCGGTGAGGCTCCGGGCTCGCGGCGGGTACGCCGGTAGGCTGAGAGACATCCGGGCCAGTCTCGCACAGGCGGGCGGCCCCCCGTCGAGGCGCAACCGCCTCGCCCGACTCCGCCGACCCGAGGCCC
Coding sequences within:
- the dxs gene encoding 1-deoxy-D-xylulose-5-phosphate synthase translates to MELLPTITSPRDIDALDLTQLQQLSAEIRAFLVENVSRTGGHLGPNLGMVELTIALHRVFDSPADPIIFDTGHQSYVHKLLTGRQDFSRLRSRGGLAGYPQRSESPHDVVESSHASSSLSWADGVSRAFSRTGRHDRHVVAVVGDGALTGGMTWEALNNITDDNDRNLVIVVNDNGRSYAPTIGGMARYLNRVRTNDAYRTLHRGSDSLFRSLGPAARALYRGVRGGTRGFLSRFTNNAALYSNLDIKYLGPVDGHDLEVLLETLELAKSYGAPVIVHAITEKGRGYAPALSDEADQFHAVGKIDPITGEPLSASSGNDWTDVFARELVEIGGEREDVIAMTAAMLRPTGLQLFAERFPDRVYDVGIAEQHAVASAAGLAFGGLHPVVAIYATFMNRAFDQVLMDVALHGAGVTFALDRAGVTGPDGPSHHGIWDLAMLQLVPRIRIAAPRDAARLQEELREAVAVDDAPTVVRYPKGAAAPDLPALERLADGVDVLARSDAEDVLLIGIGPMAHVAMDVATRLRAQGIGATVVDPRWVIPVQPSIVELAGRHRLVITIEDGIRVGGIGTRVRQVLREAGIDTAVDELGVPDEFIPHASREQVLEDAGLTAAKIAQDVVSQVLGTRIPVARPTEQEPVWLLDVATRRDAQER
- a CDS encoding DUF3093 domain-containing protein gives rise to the protein MGRCSIRGAITYRERLSPSLWVLVAAAVCGPMAALVLTPVDRTVALIVGAIVGIGIVVGLIALSPVVEVREGVLHAGPARIDADLLGEPVPATGEEARQARGALIDRRSWMLLRGGIDGVVTVPVTDPDDPTPAWVISTRTPERLSAAIRRAQVRPRTPGR
- a CDS encoding aconitate hydratase produces the protein MSTVDSFGAKSTLTVGSTDYEIFRIDTVEGYEKLPFSLKVLLENLLRTEDGANVTAEQIRALGSWDAAAEPDTEIQFSPARVVMQDFTGVPCIVDLATMREAVAALGGDPSRINPLSPAEMVIDHSVIADLFGTPNALERNVEIEYERNGERYQFLRWGQTAFDDFKVVPPGTGIVHQVNIEHLAKVVYDRTVDGVLRAYPDTCVGTDSHTTMVNGLGVLGWGVGGIEAEAAMLGQPVSMLIPRVVGFKLTGAIPMGVTATDVVLTITDMLRKHGVVGKFVEFYGEGVASVPLANRATIGNMSPEFGSTAAMFPVDDVTLDYLRLTGRSEEQVALVEAYAKEQHLWHDPAVEPVFSEYMELDLSTVVPSIAGPKRPQDRIELSRSKEQFEHDLLDYAEPGAHTPVDAAVEGTFPASDPIGFTPQDETSQGEPPSEVSHQHEHDAQSLSHAPSTVSKPTKVTLEGGESFMLDHGAVTIAAITSCTNTSNPSVMLAAGLLARNAVKKGLKAKPWVKTTLAPGSKVVTDYYEKAGLTQDLEDLGFYTVGYGCTTCIGNSGPLIEEVSTAINENDLAVTAVLSGNRNFEGRINPDVKMNYLASPPLVIAYSLAGSMNFDFETDPLGKDTEGNDVFLKDIWPDAAEVQATIDSSINEDMFTRQYATVFEGDERWQNLPTPTGDVFEWDEASTYVRKPPYFEGMTMELTPVRDITGARVMAALGDSVTTDHISPAGNIKVDSPAGRYLAEHGVDRKDFNSYGSRRGNHEVMIRGTFANIRLKNELVRAVNDGAIVEGGYTRDFTQPGGPQSFIYDACQNYAAQGTPLVVFGGKEYGSGSSRDWAAKGTSLLGVKAVITESFERIHRSNLIGMGVVPLQFPAGESWSSLGLDGTEIVSIQGLEQLNEGVTPKTVRVTAEPSEFSPEGKETVEFDAIVRIDTPGEADYYRNGGILQYVLRSLV
- a CDS encoding 3-hydroxyacyl-CoA dehydrogenase NAD-binding domain-containing protein — translated: MTNYDDIDFTVLESLSADEVVTHARVRDVRLASGKVLALITLDNGRDHTRPNTLGPATLAELGATLAQLKSRAAAGEIHAVGITGKQYILAAGADLSEVSNLPSKDVARLIAQRGHQVLGSLSELGVPSFAFVNGLALGGGLEIALNSTYRTVDASAAAIALPEVFLGIIPGWGGAYLLPNLIGIENALEVVISNPLKQNRVLKPKQAFELGIMDAIFPASNYLEDSLRWADGVLTGAVKVTRKNEPGKIERLTKWPIAVKMARNMLESRIGTVPRSPYVALDLLDKAKSGTKAEGFAREDEALADLIVGDQFAASMYAFDLVQKRAKRPVGAPDKALAKKVQKVGIIGAGLMASQFALLFVRKLQVPVLITDLDQARVDKGVASVHEEIGKLEAKGRLDADGANRLRALVSGTTDKSQYADCDFVIEAVFEEVGVKQQVFAEIEPLLAEDAILATNTSSLSVEEIGAKLAHPERLVGFHFFNPVAVMPLIEIVRTANTSDAALSTAFVVARTLGKNAVLTADAPGFVVNRLLAKVMGEAARAVYEGTPLLTVEKAFAPLGLPMTPFQLIDLVGWKVAAHVQDTMATAFPERFFASENFHQLAELPEVVEKDKSGRVTGWTKAAQKVLKTGSSPASEDAILRRVQDGLAQEIRLMLDEGVVPEVEDIDLCLILGAGWPFIDGGASPYLDREGASERVFGDTFHHPPIRGIGG
- the dut gene encoding dUTP diphosphatase, producing MTDTVDVPIIAAAAPVYAHPGDAGADLTAAEAVRLEPGERALVGTGVRIALPDGHVAFVVPRSGLAAKHGITIVNAPGTVDAGYRGEIKVSLLNTDAREAFDVAVGDRIAQLIVMPVPPVRFLPVDTLPDSSRGEGGFGSTGYSSTQGVRA
- a CDS encoding DUF3710 domain-containing protein; the protein is MTDLSPEAPVGKEAPADRDSAGPFDESEANPVRPYIDLGGIKVLPREGLNLRLEVEEQTKRIVAVGLDYADSTLQVQPFAAPRTAGLWTETREQIRQQVRQQGGRVEEREGPLGPELLAEVPVVAGADGTGKRLARFVGVDGPRWFLRGVIGGAATSDTDAAAKVEDLFRSIVVVRGSAPMPPRDLIPLKMPAVPGSA
- a CDS encoding DUF4193 domain-containing protein → MATDYDAPRKTEDDSESIEALKERVPDKTSGAIDVEDADNPSGFELPGADLSDVELDVVVLPPQEDEFTCSNCFLVKHRSQLDHDGGSGPICRECAA
- a CDS encoding DUF3159 domain-containing protein, which codes for MTDSERPHGRADSGAGASTPDIPPPASEALRTALGQAAARAAGLNAEGAESTGAAVWTAMGGWRGILESVLPSLAFVVLFTLTYDDRAGQGNLWLSLGVSVGIAVVFSVIRLAQRSPASAALGGLVATAAAAGLALLTGRGQDNFVFGFITNGAYGTAFLVSALIGWPLIGLAVGFLMNEGTRWRGEPRKRRVFFWLSVAWAALFFARLAVQLPLYFAGDVTALGTLKIIMGLPLFAPLVAVTWLAVRTLYPPRQT